AGAGACTAGATTTTATTCTTGTTTTTTCTTCTTTTTACTGGATTTGGCTTCTTTGTTATATTGCAGGGAAAGCCCAATCCAGTATTCAAGTGCTTTTGGTGTATTTACTTTTTCTTCTTCGATATAGACAAAATCCTTCATCACCCTGCCATGATTAATCATTTGCCGGCAGTTATCTTTCTCGAGTTCCAGTTCGGCCTGCTGTGCTCCGATACGGCATAAAAGATCTTGTTTGCCTATGCAAATGCACATTTTTTCATCGACCATAAAACATACTCCCTGAAACATTTTTTTCTCCTCGACGCCGGGCAGATCAGCTAAATATTCCCGGACACGGTTAACCAATAATTCATTATAAGCCATAGCATTTAATTGAAATTATGATATAAATATAATCAAACTAACGATGCAGATGTCAGGAATTCACTAACTTGTCAGCATTTTACAGGCTGTTTTTTATGAAGAAATATATTTTTTTTACACTATTGATTTTTTGGTTTGCTGGTGTAAAAAGTACCGTTTCCGGGCAAACTAAGATTGATTGTAATCAGGTGCTTGATCAGGAGCCTTATTTTGCAAAACATCAGGCTGTACAAACTGATTCCTTATTTTTGAGAGATGTGGAGATCTTAAAACATTGCGGCGGATATGGAACCATAGATACGATTATGCTGAAGCGATCTGTACTCTGGACAATTCTGCATACGGCAATGGAAGATGGAAAACCGGCAACTTACCGCACGATGATTAATTTCATGCAGGAATTTAAATCTACACCGCATTACCGCTTATTTCTGGCATCTCTGCACTTATATAAAAATCTGGGGAATACCCGGGTGAATCCGGCAGAATTTGACTTGGCTAAACCCTTTTTTGTGCAAATAGGATTTACACAAAATGATATTGATGATTTTAAACAGTTTATTTCAGATCCTGTTCATCATGATCTGACCTATATTGCTGCTTATGAACTTTATATGAAAGAATTTGAAGAGCTTACCGGTGGTAGTAAGTAATTTTAAAACTGAGCAAGTTTCGGGTAGGTAAAGTTTCTGGTCGTCTCTATTTTTGTGTAGTCAAATAAATTATTGGAGTGATGAAAGCACAGGAAGAAACTAATTTTAGCCGCATTGCAGAAGCAATCGGTTATATCAACGGCAATTTCAAAACACAGCCAGGGCTGGAAGAAATAGCTGAAAAAATAAATCTGAGTCCTTTTCATTTTCAGCGGTTATTCACTGAATGGGCGGGAGTAAGTCCTAAAAAATTTCTGCAGTATCTGACTGTTGAGCATGCTAAAAAAATGCTGAAAGAAAATCAGGCGACACTTTTTGAAACAGCTTTTGAAACGGGGCTTTCCGGAACAGGCAGATTACATGATTTGTTTGTTAATATAGAAGGAATGACGCCGGGCGAATACAAAAACGGGGGAGAGAACCTGGTCATTAATTACAGCTTCGCCGAGACTCCTTTCGGCAATATCCTTGTTGCCTCAACAACCAAAGGAATTTGTCATATCGCTTTTGCTGACCAGGCAGCTGTAGAACTGGAGCTATTGAAAGCTAAATTTCCCAATGCAGCTTATCAGCAGATCGCCGATGTGACCCAGCAACGTGCACTTTATATTTTTACGCATGACTGGGATAAGATCGGTGAGATTAAACTGCATTTAAAGGGAACTGATTTTCAGCTGAAAGTATGGGAGACTTTATTGAAAATTCCGGCGGGCCAACTGACCACTTATGGTACTATTGCCAAAAGCATAGGCAGGCCAGCTGCTTCAAGAGCTGTAGGGACTGCAATAGGTGCAAATCCGGTTGCCTTTTTAATCCCCTGTCACCGTATTATTCAGTCAACTGGACTATTGGGTGGTTACCACTGGGGAACTACCCGTAAAACGGCTATAATTGGGTGGGAAGCGGCAATGACAGATAACGAGGCATAGGATATGAATACAATAGAAGAAAAAATCAGTTCTGCCGACTGGCAAAGGGTAACAGAGGATATGCACGAGCGGGGTTACGCAATTATTGAAAATATGCTGACTGAAAAGGACTGTGCAGAACTGATCAGTGGTTATCAGCATCCGGATAGTTATCGTAAAACAGTGGTTATGGAGAGATACCGTTTTGGTATCGGAGAGTATAAATATTTCAATTATCCGCTGCCAGCATTGATTCAGACTATCAGAACAGCAGTATACAGCCATCTTGCACCTATAGCCAATACCTGGATGAGAGTGCTGCAGATCGGAAAACAATATCCTCTGGTGCATGAAGAATTTTTATCGCTTTGTGCTGAACAGCAGCAAACAAAAGCTACGGTTCTTATTTTGAAATATGGTCAGGGCGGATTTAACACCTTGCATCAGGATCTTTATGGAGATCTTTACTTTCCTATTCAGCTGGTGTTGTTTTTAAATGAACCTGGCAGGGATTATGAGGGGGGTGAATTTGTATTGACCCAGCAAAATCCCCGGGCACAGTCAAAGGCTATTGTGCTAAAACCGCGTAAAGGTTCTATGTTGCTGTTTACTACGAACTTCAGACCGTCAAAAGGGAGTAAAGGATACTACCAGATGAAAATGAAACATGGAGTCAGTGAGGTACATCAGGGAGAGCGTTATGCGGTAGGTGTTATATTTCATGATGCATTAACTTAATTGCGATGATTAAACATGCAGCAATCAGCGATGAGCAGGTGAGAGCGCTGATTAAAAAGGGTATGATCACGCTGGGCGGGAATAAAAAACTGAAAATCTATGGACGGCTTAATTGCAAAAGCGGAAAAAGGATGAACAGAGTAAACAGAGTCTTTTTTGCTGATGAAAAAGAAGCGCTGGAAAATGGCTTCCGCCCTTGTGCAAATTGTCAGAGAAATTTATATAAAGAATGGATTTATTCAGTAGAGGAGAACCGTTGAATTTATTACCCTATGATGGAGAGGTTCTCTATTACGGGAAGATCATTGCTGCTGACAGGCTCAACTATTACCTGCAGCGTTTAAGTGAAGATATTAGCTGGAAGAATGATGAGGCTGTTATCTTTGGCAAACATATCATTACCAAGAGGAAAGTTGCCTGGTATGGGGATGCTGAATATGCCTATACTTATTCCAATGTAACCAAACAGGCACTTTTATGGACAGCGGATCTGCTTGTACTCAAACAACTGGTAGAAGAGCTCAGCGGAACCAGGTTTAATTCCTGTCTGCTTAATTTGTACCATGACGGGGATGAAGGTATGGCCTGGCACAGTGATGATGAAAAATCGCTCGGCAAAAATACTACGATTGCTTCTCTGAGTTTTGGTGCTGAACGCAAATTTGCTTTTAAACATAAGACTGCTAAACAGTCCTTATCATTAGTGCTTGAAAATGGCAGCCTGCTGGTTATGAAAGGGGCTACGCAAACCCATTGGTTACATCGTTTGCCAAAGACTGCCAAAGTCACCAGACCGAGAATAAACCTGACTTTCAGAACGATCGTATAACAAATTCTTTTGATCATTGTTATCTTTGCAGGATATTATTAAAACCAGCGAATGACAGATGTTTCCAGGAAAAGTTTTTTGAGTGATGCGAAAGGCAAAATTATAACGGGTTTCGTACTTGCCTTTTTTGCGCTTTTTTTAGCCTGGGGAGTAAGTAAAATTGCATTTGATGAAATGCTGGATACGGTAGACACCATTTCAACCCCCAATGCCAAACTGCGTCTGGTGAATATGGTTTCCAGAAAGGTTGCCAGCCTGGATCAGCAGCAAAGGAATCTGGCGCTGAATTCACCTGGTAATTACAGCAATTTCTTTAAGCAATCCGGACAACTCAGGCTAATGCTTGATTCTCTGGGGGATATGTATGCTTCGGATTCTGTTCAGCTGAGCAGAATAAAGTCAATAGAAAAGCTGCTGGTACAAAGAGACAAACAGTTTGTCAATTATCTTAAAGTCAGGGAGGGACTGGTTAATAATAAGTCATTTACCCAGGAAGTTCAGAAACTGAATGAAATGGTTAATAAAGGGCCTCAGCAACAGGATAGTACGATCGTTACCACAGAGAAGAAAACTTCTACGGTAACCATATTTCCTGTAGATGAGTCCAAACAGCGGAAAGGATTTTTCAGTCGCTTATTCAGTAAAAAAAAGGAAGAAGAGGACAAGTCTTATCAGGTTACCAATGAAGAAAAGGTAAAAAGGGACACCATTGCGCTGGCAGGGGAGACCATTATTGCCAAAGGACTGGAAAAATCATTGCGGACTATTGCAAAGGAACAGCAACTCAAAAGTGCGCGTTTTCTAAACAGGGAAGCTACGCTGGCTAATGCCAATGAAGTGCTTATCCGCCAGATGCTTGATATTCTGAGAAAAGTGGAAAGTGAAGTGGTGACACAGATTGAGCAGAATGGGGTTGAAGCAAAAGCAGTGGTTAATACCGGAATAACAAGAATAAGCTTTATTATGATTGGCTTTTTCCTGTTAACTGTGGTGCTGCTGTATCTGATTCTGACAGATATTACCAAAAGTAATCTTTACAGAAAGGAACTGGAAGAGGCAAGAGATGAGGCTGAATATCATGGGATGGCCAAACAGCGATTTCTGTCCAATATGAGCCATGAGATCAGAACACCTTTGCAATCTATCATCGGCTATGCTGAGATTATCAGGGATCAGGAACATCCTAAACCCAAAGATATTGATGCGATTTATCATTCTTCTGAACATTTACTCCAGATTGTAAATGAGATTCTGGATTATAACCGGATTATATCCGGAAAATTTACTTTTCAGCAAAAGCCATTTAATACACGGGAGCTTTTAGAAGAGGTAATTACGATCATGAAACCTCAGGCAGAGCAGAAAAATCTTAAAATGCTTACGGATATTGAGCTGCATGGGGTTGATTTTGTAGAAGGGGATGCTTTCCGCCTGAAACAGATTCTATATAATCTGCTGAGTAATGCGGTTAAATTTACACAGAGTGGTGAAGTGCTGTTAAGGGTTTTTTATAAGCGGCAATCAGATAATCTGCATTTTACTTTCATGGTAAAAGACACGGGGATTGGTTTGACAGAAGAAGAAAGCAACAGGATTTTTAATGAATTTGAACAGATTGACTCACCGGATAAGGAAGTTATTAATAAGGCAGGTGCAGGATTGGGGCTGACTATTATCAAATCGCTGGTTGAGAATCAGGACGGACGTATTTATGTGAAAAGTAAACCTGCTGAAGGCAGTATTTTTACGGTATACCTGACCTTTAAAATTGCTGCTGAGGCAGCGGAAGAAAGTTATGTTCCCCAACTTAAGCAACAAAAATATGTTAAGGATAAGGTATGGGTAGTTGATGATGATCAGCTGATACTTGATTTATGCCAGATTATCTTCACTAAAAAGCAGATTAATCATTTATGTTTTAATTCGCCTGCGGATTTGCTGGCTGCAGACTGGGACCCCGAAGTGAAATACATCCTGATGGATATGCGGATGCCGGAAATCTCGGGGGCAGAGCTTTGCAGACTGATGAAGGCCAAAATTCCTGCTGATGTTAAAATATATGCCATGACTGCGCAGGTTCTTCCTGAAGAGCTGGAATCAGTGCTTCAGCAGGGCTTTGACGGGTTGATTATGAAACCTTTCAGAGAAAGTGATTTACTGGCTGTTTTCAGCACAGATCAGTCTGGTGATGAACAGGAAGATCATGAGGCGGAAGATTTTTCGGGTGTCGGACTGGATACCACAGTAGTAGAAAAGATGACCTTTGGCGATCAGGAGTTATTATTGAAAATTCTGAACAGATTTAAAGATGACTGTGAGTCTGATATGGCCGAACTGCAAAATAGTATAATTGCAAAGGATCAGCCTCTGGCCAGATTAATTGTTCACCGGATAGCTGGCAGAACTGCACAGATGGGTTCAGGACAACTGGCAGCTGAATTCAGAACAATGGAAATCGATCTCTCCGAAACACAGGAGATCGATAAAGATCAGCAGAAAGAACTGGGTGTTTTAATCAAAAAACTGGGTTTACTGATGCAGCTTGTAGATCAGAAGATAGCCTGATCTATTCAATCTCATAACGCTCCATTTTACTGTAAAGCGTTTTTCTGTCAATATTGAGGAGTTTTGCTGCTTTTGATTTATTGTATTTTACCTTAATCAGCGTTTCCAGAATAAGGCTTTTTTCATTACTCTCATTAATGGCTTTAAGATCTGATCCTCCAGGTTTAGGTGTTTGCTTAATGGCCAGTATCATTTCATCAGGTAAGGATTCTATTCCTGCTGTATCGGTAGGGGTAAGCAGGACCATTCTTTTAATCACATTTTTTAATTCTCTTAAATTACCCGGCCAGTCATATTGCAAAAGTAACTCCCTGACAGGAGCTGAAAGTTTTTGTACGTTTCTGTCAAGTTCAGCATTGGAAAGTTTAATGAAATGATCAATAAACAGTTCAAGATCTTTACCGCGTTCTCTTAAAGCGGGTAAAAGTATTTTAAACTCATTTAAACGGTGATAGAGATCTTCGCGGAATTCGCCATTCTGAATGCTGGTCAGCAAATCGTCATTGGTAGCTGTGATAATACGCACATTGACAGGAATCTTTTTCGTACTGCCCAAAGGCTGAATAATTCTTTCCTGTAATGCTCTTAAGAGTTTTACCTGTACTTCGTAACTCAGGTTTCCTACTTCATCGAGAAATAATGTCCCGCCTTCAGCTGCTTCAAACTGTCCTTTTTTGTCATTGACAGCGCCAGTAAAGGCTCCTTTAGCATGACCAAACAATTCGCTGGCCGCCAGGTCCTTGGAAAGAGCCCCGCAGTCAATGGCAACAAAAGGTTTGGTATTTCGCTTACTCTGGGTATGCAGGGTCCGGGCAGCATATTCTTTACCGGTTCCGCTTTCTCCCTGTATAATTACTGACATATCTGTTGGGGCAACCAGATCTATATGGGCATATAATTTGTCTGCAGTAGTGCTTTTTCCTTTGATGAAATCCTGGTGTTCAACTGAGTCAGTTTGATTATGTTCTTCTTTTTTTTCCAGGGAACCTCTGATAATCATCAGCAGTTCATCCGGGTTAACGGGTTTGGTTATATAATCTATTGCGCCAAGCTGAATGGATTTTACTGCTGTACGTACATCATTAAAACTGGTCATGATGACTACTGGATAGTTTAATCCCTGCTCACGCAGATGGGCAAGAACATCCAGGCCAGTACCGTCAGGAAGACGGTAATCAATTAAAAATAGTTCGAAATTATGTTGTGCAATGATTTTGAAAGTACTCTTGACATCATGAACTATATAAGGTTCGTGACCGTGCTTTTTAAGAAAGCCTTCTAACAACTGTGAGAAAGTTAGATCATCTTCAATAATAAGTATTTTCGCCATAGGTATCCGCTTCGCTTTGATATATAAGCAAAAATACAAAAGCCGGAGAACTTCCGGCTTTTATATTATTATATTTTATTGTGTGTATTGATTATTGTTGTACAACACCATCAGCACCAACTTTTAAGAAGGCTACTTTGTCGTCTTTTTTAACGTCAACCTGATAGTAAGTTGATTTATCTGCATTGGTAATTAAAAAGGCTGCAGTTGCTGTCCATTCTTTATAAGCATCTGCTTTTAAAGTTGCTTTTACTGGCTCTGGTAATTCTTCCAGTTTCACCGGCACTTTTCCTTCGTCTTGTTTTTTTACATTAGCAGCACTATCTTGTTTTAAAGTGTTAGTGTTACTATCTAATGCAACAGTGTAAGCTGCACTATCCTGTTTAACTGTATTTACTGCACTGTCTAAGGCTACTGTATATGCTGCACTGTCCTGTTGAATTGCAATTGGGCTTTTAATTTCATTTGCTTTAACTGTTGATACTCCTGCGATTGCTAATACTGCTGCTGATAAAATGAAATTTCTCATAATTGTTTATTTAAATTTTAAGATTCTAATTAACTAATTCTGTTTAGCTATGTTTCAAAATGGTGCCAGCGTGCCAGAAAATAGCTAATTCTCTTGTTAATAGTTGTTTATGGTTTTTAAGTAAAAAAATCGGTGATGACTTTCTCCACAGTCTGCCCCTATAACACAGCAATTTTATCAGAACAATTCTCTCTGGCAAACGTTATCTGCTGTGAAAATCAAACAATAGAGCTATGACTTATAAAGAAATGCTGAATACGCTGGCAAATAAGACTGCCGAAACCTATAATCTTTATTTACAGGCTAAGATTTCATCATCAGTTGATGACGATGACTTCTCTGCCGACAAAGCTGAACAGCACCGGGCTGAATATGAACGGCTGGAAAAGAAACTGGTAGCACTGCTGGCAACTATTAAAAATGATGGTTCTATCCTTGAACAGGCACCAGATAACTTCTTTGAAGACTTTATTAAATAAAGACTATTAAATTAGTAGTCTTTATTTAAAATAGGTATTTTTGAAAGATTAATTCAAAAATGTCTGATATGAAGTTACCCATAAACTACCTTGCTTTCATTATACCTGTATTCTTTATCTTTTTGCTTTTAGAATATAAACTGGCTAAAAGGAAAAAGAAAGAAGATTATTTTAAGCATGAAAGCTCGGTAGCTAATGTCAGTATAGGAATAGCAGAGCGATTAATTAACTTATTTGTTACTACAGCTTTTTATCAGGTTTTTGACTGGATATACACCAATTATGCACTCCTGCGTATTCCAAATACCTGGTGGATCTGGATTATTCTGATGCTGGCGACAGACCTGTTATGGTACTGGTATCACCGTTTAGGTCATGAGATCAATTTTTTATGGGCAGCACATATTGTCCATCATCAGAGCGAGGAGTTTAATCTCACTGTATCGGCCAGAATTACCACACTCCAGGCTATAATACGTAATGTTTTTTATGCTGTACTGCCGTTAATTGGCTTTCATCCGGTTATGGTATTTACCATATTACTGGTTCATGGTGCTTATTCGTTTTTTACGCATACGCAGCTGGTTGGGAAACTGGGCTGGCTGGAGCATATTCTGATTACACCATCCTTACATGGTATCCATCATGCCAGTGATGAAAAGTATCTGGATAAGAATTATGGTGATGTATTTACTTTCTGGGATAAACTTTTTGGTACTTTTCAGGTGGAAGAAGAGAAACCCAACTATGGATTGACTCATCCTTTAAAGAGTTATAGTTTTTTATGGCAGCATTTTCATTATTATCTGGAATTAGCTGAAGCCTGCCGCCGGGTAAAAGGGATTAAACAGAAATGCCGTATTATTTTTGGAAGTCCGGCTTTACTGGATCAGGATATCCGCCCTGCACTGGAAAAGAAGTTCCTGATGCCAGCGAGGAAGGATAATCACCAGTTTAAGTTCAGAAATTACCTGAATGGACAGGTGATTTTCTCTATTTTAATGCTGACCGGATTTACCGCCTGGTTCCCCGTTCTAGGAATTGCTGATAAATTGTTTATGACTGTGATTATACTTTTAACACTGATTAACTGCGGTGCATTGATAGAGCAACGCCGGTATATTTATGAACTGGAGTGTATCAGATTGGTTATCCTGTTAAGTTATATTTTCTGGAAAGCAGCTATTTTTGAATGGATTGTTTTGCCTGCAGTGGCTATGATCATGATGGAGCGCTTTTTTCAGATCAGCAAGTTATATTATCGTTATGTGCTGCGGGACGAAACTTTATATTAAATCTGTCACATTTATCAATACCTAAATCTTTTCTTAGCTTTGTATTTAATATGTTGTCTAAGAAAACAAAATATGCCATTAAAGCACTGGTGGCTTTAGGCAAGAACGTTGAGAATCCTCCAATGCAGATCGTAAGATTGGCAGAACAGGAGATGATACCCAGGAAATTTCTGGAACAGATCTTATTAGATTTGCGTAATGCAGGTTATCTGTACAGTAAAAAAGGGGCAGGTGGTGGCTATAGTCTGAACAAGAATGCTGCGGATATTTATCTCGTGGATATTCTGAGGATAACAGACGGGCCTATTGCTATGGTTCCTTGTGCAAGTCTGAAGTTCTACCGTAAATGTGATGAGTGTCATGATGAGAAAACCTGCGGGATCAGAAAAACATTTATTGACGTCAGGGATGCGACTTTAGAAGTGCTTTCCAAGACTTCTGTTGCTGATGTGATTGCCCGTGAAAACAGTGGTGAATTACTTTTTTAAAATTATTATAAAATAAAGACGACTATTTGAATAGACTTTATTATATTTGTTCATCAGCAGATATATAAACCTTTAAAATAGCCGGTTATGATTTTAAATAAAATAAAAAACAATATTCAGGAACCTCGTATTACATTAGTTGGAGCCGGCCCCGGAGATCCTGATTTAATAAGTTTAAAAGGTGTTAAGGCACTCAATACTGCTGATGTCGTTTTATATGACGCTTTAGTCAATGGTGCATTGCTTAATCACGCCCCTGAACACGCCATAAAGATTTTTGTGGGAGGTCAGTTTGACGGAGAATCGTTTTCGCAGGATGCGGTCAATAAATTAATGATTGATTATGCACTGAATTACGGTCATGTAGTCAGACTTAAAAGCGGTGATCCTTTTGTATTTGCCAAAGGCTTTGAAGAAGTCAATTTTGCCGAATCATATAGTATAAAGACTGAAATTGTACCTGGTATTTCAAGTGCGACCGGTGTTCCCGGCCTGCAGAAAATCCCTATGATTTACGGGAATATGAGTGAAAGTTTCTGGGTTCTTTCCGGAGTAAACTCTAAAGGAGAAATTTCTTCAGATTTACAGGGAGCAGCCAGATCGAAAGCTACCGTTGTTGTGTTAATGGGAATAGAGCGGATCAGAGAGATCGCTGCTATCTTTATCGCCGAGGGTAAAGAAAGATTACCGGTTGCGGTAATTGAAAATGGATCTGCTCCTGATGAGAAAACTATAGTAGGAGTGGTAGAGACAATCGCCGAACTGGTTGAAGACAATAAAGTATCTTCACCGGCACTGCTGGTTTTTGGAGATGTCGTTTCCTTACATCCTGCATTTGCCCGTATCCGGGATTTCTATCATATTTTGTCGGAAGAGTATTAATAGTATAATTTAAATCATATTAGTTTATAATAAAAAGCCAGGAGAAATACCTGGCTTTTTCATTTGTAATCATAGGTAAACTATTACCTTTGAATTCAGAGGCAGTTTAAAATCTATACTAAACCGGGTTTCCGGATAACTATTTATCATTATTAACGTTAAGAGTTTAATTTAATCAACACATATGAATACATTGAAAAATAAAGTTGTATTGCGGGGAATATTCAGTGCCGTGTTTATAACGGGTTTGGGTTTCAGCTCATTTGCGCAAACTCAGAAAGATAACTGGCACAATCTGGATTTTAAAACGGACTCTGTCTTTGGAGTTAGTACAGAGAAAGCATATACTGAGTTACTGAAAGGTAAAAAGTCTACTCCTGTTATTGTTGGTGTACTGGATGGTGGAGTTGATGTCAAACACGAGGATCTTTTAAGAGTTATCTGGGTAAACAAAAAAGAAGTAGCAGGGAATGGAAAAGATGATGATAAAAATGGATACATCGATGATGTAAACGGATGGAATTTCATCGGTTCGGCAAAAGGATCGGTAAGCCATGA
This portion of the Pedobacter lusitanus genome encodes:
- a CDS encoding Ada metal-binding domain-containing protein yields the protein MIKHAAISDEQVRALIKKGMITLGGNKKLKIYGRLNCKSGKRMNRVNRVFFADEKEALENGFRPCANCQRNLYKEWIYSVEENR
- a CDS encoding hybrid sensor histidine kinase/response regulator, which gives rise to MTDVSRKSFLSDAKGKIITGFVLAFFALFLAWGVSKIAFDEMLDTVDTISTPNAKLRLVNMVSRKVASLDQQQRNLALNSPGNYSNFFKQSGQLRLMLDSLGDMYASDSVQLSRIKSIEKLLVQRDKQFVNYLKVREGLVNNKSFTQEVQKLNEMVNKGPQQQDSTIVTTEKKTSTVTIFPVDESKQRKGFFSRLFSKKKEEEDKSYQVTNEEKVKRDTIALAGETIIAKGLEKSLRTIAKEQQLKSARFLNREATLANANEVLIRQMLDILRKVESEVVTQIEQNGVEAKAVVNTGITRISFIMIGFFLLTVVLLYLILTDITKSNLYRKELEEARDEAEYHGMAKQRFLSNMSHEIRTPLQSIIGYAEIIRDQEHPKPKDIDAIYHSSEHLLQIVNEILDYNRIISGKFTFQQKPFNTRELLEEVITIMKPQAEQKNLKMLTDIELHGVDFVEGDAFRLKQILYNLLSNAVKFTQSGEVLLRVFYKRQSDNLHFTFMVKDTGIGLTEEESNRIFNEFEQIDSPDKEVINKAGAGLGLTIIKSLVENQDGRIYVKSKPAEGSIFTVYLTFKIAAEAAEESYVPQLKQQKYVKDKVWVVDDDQLILDLCQIIFTKKQINHLCFNSPADLLAADWDPEVKYILMDMRMPEISGAELCRLMKAKIPADVKIYAMTAQVLPEELESVLQQGFDGLIMKPFRESDLLAVFSTDQSGDEQEDHEAEDFSGVGLDTTVVEKMTFGDQELLLKILNRFKDDCESDMAELQNSIIAKDQPLARLIVHRIAGRTAQMGSGQLAAEFRTMEIDLSETQEIDKDQQKELGVLIKKLGLLMQLVDQKIA
- the cobA gene encoding uroporphyrinogen-III C-methyltransferase, with translation MILNKIKNNIQEPRITLVGAGPGDPDLISLKGVKALNTADVVLYDALVNGALLNHAPEHAIKIFVGGQFDGESFSQDAVNKLMIDYALNYGHVVRLKSGDPFVFAKGFEEVNFAESYSIKTEIVPGISSATGVPGLQKIPMIYGNMSESFWVLSGVNSKGEISSDLQGAARSKATVVVLMGIERIREIAAIFIAEGKERLPVAVIENGSAPDEKTIVGVVETIAELVEDNKVSSPALLVFGDVVSLHPAFARIRDFYHILSEEY
- a CDS encoding RrF2 family transcriptional regulator, translated to MLSKKTKYAIKALVALGKNVENPPMQIVRLAEQEMIPRKFLEQILLDLRNAGYLYSKKGAGGGYSLNKNAADIYLVDILRITDGPIAMVPCASLKFYRKCDECHDEKTCGIRKTFIDVRDATLEVLSKTSVADVIARENSGELLF
- a CDS encoding 2OG-Fe(II) oxygenase, giving the protein MNTIEEKISSADWQRVTEDMHERGYAIIENMLTEKDCAELISGYQHPDSYRKTVVMERYRFGIGEYKYFNYPLPALIQTIRTAVYSHLAPIANTWMRVLQIGKQYPLVHEEFLSLCAEQQQTKATVLILKYGQGGFNTLHQDLYGDLYFPIQLVLFLNEPGRDYEGGEFVLTQQNPRAQSKAIVLKPRKGSMLLFTTNFRPSKGSKGYYQMKMKHGVSEVHQGERYAVGVIFHDALT
- a CDS encoding bifunctional helix-turn-helix domain-containing protein/methylated-DNA--[protein]-cysteine S-methyltransferase; this translates as MKAQEETNFSRIAEAIGYINGNFKTQPGLEEIAEKINLSPFHFQRLFTEWAGVSPKKFLQYLTVEHAKKMLKENQATLFETAFETGLSGTGRLHDLFVNIEGMTPGEYKNGGENLVINYSFAETPFGNILVASTTKGICHIAFADQAAVELELLKAKFPNAAYQQIADVTQQRALYIFTHDWDKIGEIKLHLKGTDFQLKVWETLLKIPAGQLTTYGTIAKSIGRPAASRAVGTAIGANPVAFLIPCHRIIQSTGLLGGYHWGTTRKTAIIGWEAAMTDNEA
- a CDS encoding alpha-ketoglutarate-dependent dioxygenase AlkB family protein, giving the protein MDLFSRGEPLNLLPYDGEVLYYGKIIAADRLNYYLQRLSEDISWKNDEAVIFGKHIITKRKVAWYGDAEYAYTYSNVTKQALLWTADLLVLKQLVEELSGTRFNSCLLNLYHDGDEGMAWHSDDEKSLGKNTTIASLSFGAERKFAFKHKTAKQSLSLVLENGSLLVMKGATQTHWLHRLPKTAKVTRPRINLTFRTIV
- a CDS encoding sterol desaturase family protein, whose product is MKLPINYLAFIIPVFFIFLLLEYKLAKRKKKEDYFKHESSVANVSIGIAERLINLFVTTAFYQVFDWIYTNYALLRIPNTWWIWIILMLATDLLWYWYHRLGHEINFLWAAHIVHHQSEEFNLTVSARITTLQAIIRNVFYAVLPLIGFHPVMVFTILLVHGAYSFFTHTQLVGKLGWLEHILITPSLHGIHHASDEKYLDKNYGDVFTFWDKLFGTFQVEEEKPNYGLTHPLKSYSFLWQHFHYYLELAEACRRVKGIKQKCRIIFGSPALLDQDIRPALEKKFLMPARKDNHQFKFRNYLNGQVIFSILMLTGFTAWFPVLGIADKLFMTVIILLTLINCGALIEQRRYIYELECIRLVILLSYIFWKAAIFEWIVLPAVAMIMMERFFQISKLYYRYVLRDETLY
- a CDS encoding TfoX/Sxy family protein, yielding MAYNELLVNRVREYLADLPGVEEKKMFQGVCFMVDEKMCICIGKQDLLCRIGAQQAELELEKDNCRQMINHGRVMKDFVYIEEEKVNTPKALEYWIGLSLQYNKEAKSSKKKKKQE
- a CDS encoding sigma-54-dependent transcriptional regulator, producing the protein MAKILIIEDDLTFSQLLEGFLKKHGHEPYIVHDVKSTFKIIAQHNFELFLIDYRLPDGTGLDVLAHLREQGLNYPVVIMTSFNDVRTAVKSIQLGAIDYITKPVNPDELLMIIRGSLEKKEEHNQTDSVEHQDFIKGKSTTADKLYAHIDLVAPTDMSVIIQGESGTGKEYAARTLHTQSKRNTKPFVAIDCGALSKDLAASELFGHAKGAFTGAVNDKKGQFEAAEGGTLFLDEVGNLSYEVQVKLLRALQERIIQPLGSTKKIPVNVRIITATNDDLLTSIQNGEFREDLYHRLNEFKILLPALRERGKDLELFIDHFIKLSNAELDRNVQKLSAPVRELLLQYDWPGNLRELKNVIKRMVLLTPTDTAGIESLPDEMILAIKQTPKPGGSDLKAINESNEKSLILETLIKVKYNKSKAAKLLNIDRKTLYSKMERYEIE